From a single Drosophila sulfurigaster albostrigata strain 15112-1811.04 chromosome 3, ASM2355843v2, whole genome shotgun sequence genomic region:
- the LOC133845503 gene encoding LOW QUALITY PROTEIN: uncharacterized protein LOC133845503 (The sequence of the model RefSeq protein was modified relative to this genomic sequence to represent the inferred CDS: deleted 2 bases in 2 codons), producing the protein MNKNAGDGSGNDGKNSNNHGGKGGGGSSAGGGAGAGNPHDPTGLLDAASLFAYWGRDASGAAAAASNPLFNSQFNAAAAAGLGLLPNAAGAAAAANDRYSSMAAAAAAAAGAHHHQSTMAVAASQAASLAGLHPASWWSMAQLAAQDYFSRLQASGLSPFPHPDLAAAFGPAAMAMGAGATGGNAGAGSAAGMVGVGGAGGGGNSGGVGSSSKSNKSRKEKRAAQQQQQQQQQQQQQQQNLANSLNAAAAAAAAAAANNPAAALASMHGFGLPGSGMQPTVSTGSSSAISTSSSGHGGYKSTASAYGKPSTMTSSSSASSLASNPGSAYDPVTLHKELLAMQAVAAAASGSGVGGMSGSSNSSSGKKSSSSNSASLHAHGLSNLAMSLSNSGAGSGNNNSGIMSSSKTSTNVSSSSAALGGMHPGMSMSPHASLSGSSSGKERDRDRDRDKNNPSLNALNSLSQFGALGMTPQQSMQAAMNAFAASTGVTPSATVTSSAHPTQQQQQQQQQQQQQQQLPSSTLTTGSGSSKGSAKDYMSNAAMMSSSSEHPSLLGVRLPPDTEIIKYTSSIVGPKIPGSNSRGRKKTISETEQQQQQSTQKQQHQAEQQQQQHLTPQQQQQQKDLESTTNAISSLLAFPGLSPAKRARLEMEYAAMAAAAQQQQHLHGMLGAAGMPMSALGLSPMDQLSSVSKAVSSSTPSAAASSSSSTVTSTAGSAGSATGQTHNQQQSHSQNASNDRVEVIKLPPTITSNGAYNLSSKGCAKELHDLTGDPSLAGGVNLSLKANTTMPASGAIGSASNPITIDDFDAPLNLSMKPSDKSSGSSSSTATTGAAATTASATLGNLASEYQAQGVGAGGANSLQSLSSITAALGGAGGMPGGSISGSGSGAGGASPSPAAGGLPGASGTSSSGSGSGSGSSTYKEGRPRNLGRGVSKPKKNTVASLLAQSRAVGLKPMLATQQLLQQGADIEKIRLALSEANAHMETSTDSESVAAESGLSESESEDANILNVAELRVPLELGWKRDTVIRGLTKQGQIRGEVTYYAPGSTLPLKTIGQVFALLEQQPSSLTRENFSFSARAIVGSFLQPAPPPYANDGEYIRMTDEDVAKRLEDLKVFTRQTLNVEQRIEIAKQQQAMRDAKKQQKEELARNKEKARQEKNAKLEQQRKEKELKNQQAIEERKKRQEELDRLKQEELLKKQQEKEKRRQEAILAKEQELQKQKELLLAAEMERERRRQHMNLIRMLELRRKFEEREKKKHQLVLDRLILRERRMAERKRDAEILQLIRKPNEDSELPQELSVPELERIAGNRLPGQAMADLLMVFEFLHNFGETLGFDMESLPSLQNLHDALISDSNADAEEELLSVMTHLLVCAIEDPGVPNPGRHTTLLGQSLRNADITNSNVSEILRIYLYATATGEIRQMHGITVDRERERRVPDHHQLDAESATHSAKNHEYYKLLHENDTWKLSHALKDRPFVALNPTRKAQMLAHLCNDLLMNKAVLRQIDGSLETCAQMRKEKYMTDMKVRKYKALHQRKARIEAYEKAQAEREAAMQALLAQQKLDAERERERLAKLAEAEAEAEASKQAATTAAEASAATEDGADGETAAAGDGNSETNEEKDKDAQQPQPLDGEQPQAMEVDGDATPLNASNSEAAPIGVVAAAEASPAKEEFQQNGGAVTAGVAGVPGVVGIPGVPGVTPVTGVPGVAGVTGVPGLPGAIAGVPGAPGVTAEALLQAKKSGARSSINEDGHNQSHDVSIIEDDLSDLDSEITNVEEDEDNRLSADELQKKLDKIVRASLNCKEALEKSTNQLRAACFGQDRFWRRYWKLPKAGGIFIEALESAQNDISDYHEALEVMDEKNKKLETNNEQPKPATEADEAEEQTSEEQPPAAEPMEVDGNEDKETETPNEPQEQQQQANHEVANEAPQEEDDDDDDVQEINKVEPEIVDLGDDDDDIIPPAKPVEPIIARPEIKVKSEMELMGPPPTVISTKTDFEAEIKIPTIPGLIPTLSNNSSNGGTGLGMGMGIGGSNGNCDKVDAANSLDDLKKEDDCIIVSTSHPSEDATPKWFSIVKREVPLISELPAEEGGVVAQELQNSYASYQNCSAQLQLQGHPWDLINNMQYYSIPMEECKVDPTKFSQECIFTLSGLDEKQMQAKLDEYYEQGKLTTCQKNGLASPHRCQPTDEEQQLEQLKLSKPEPETDSFFRLGADVAPDTEAGGGGGVNSGGEVTEVKPKIELRLDEALSQAYYHNIANMSLSSVQTYIPIDIPLPLSMTPDEHRLLEQVKLAGFPEKVHGVYVPRRQRYGWWQLDDEQKLRQLLKTLNPSGLRERELQENLTRFLGLEQPLGVNYQLKLNESQVELVEYMQPDKIGDWNPKVARRVELALLEQLESLEDKVASASMQLKNWQLPTRSENELNLTELEDLTEAEFVSIIPMIRERIIDLEANIERRYLKPPLGSQTGDAHLAVIAQNQHTSTQTQNSASAAAYLLQMQQQQQQLMAQQQQQQQQQQQQPGSNLNASSFNERTMALAAAAAAAAPSVASCDGTAAVGGTLEPCSGAASPASNCDSDKDEKIENIPKGLVQWRDAVARSHTTAQLAMALYVLESCVAWDKSIMKAYATRTTKNNKSNKKKSSAKKQATPQKKQPSKQAKKDKEKEKKSTPKKSKQKSKEKETTPTPPPPPPPMTIKINLKALAQNGCVESNYNSNSQSNSNSDSDTDSDCNSNANANSNTKTNGKRRRQQGQGRRSGTTTNSCKYSNSLQNCQFCTSGENEDKLLLCDGCDKGYHTYCFKPKMDNIPDGDWYCYECVNKATNERKCIVCGGHRPSPVGKMIYCDLCPRAYHADCYIPPLLKVPRGKWYCHGCITRAPPPKKRSAASSSGGGSSSKSRRDRDASTAAKRRGNEKQQLLASAGSMEQLCPIDPHQQQQQQQQQQQQLLLHSSQQSLNSSHDESMTSLPAPLSPAHSIASATYDEHHNNSIDTSRFQAHLGNNNGGVPLEEATTGGGVTNFATTTATPTAATAYVPPSQFGVVPPPQAMQFVAMSPRAVTPTRTPTPTPAPTPPPPALPAPLQPPTPNLTAPVLMQPSPTALLNVTCQSPPQQQQPQMMAMPSPRTCTPTPPAVAAGAGAATQMSPPPINIHAIQEAKEKLKQEKKEKHATKKLIKELAVCKTLLGEMELHEDSWPFLLPVNTKQFPTYRKIIKTPMDLSTIKKKLQDLTYKCREDFCVDVRQIFDNCEMFNEDDSPVGKAGHGMRKFFESRWTELTDKHS; encoded by the exons GCTGGTGGTCAATGGCTCAGCTGGCTGCCCAGGACTACTTCAGTCGTCTGCAGGCCTCGGGTCTGTCACCGTTTCCGCATCCCGATCTCGCAGCTGCCTTCGGCCCCGCTGCCATGGCAATGGGAGCAGGTGCCACAGGAGGCAATGCAGGAGCGGGAAGCGCTGCTGGCATGGTGGGCGTAGGCGGTGCTGGAGGCGGTGGCAACAGCGGTGGCGTTGGTTCGAGCAGCAAGTCGAACAAGTCGCGCAAGGAGAAGCGGGcagcgcaacagcaacagcagcagcaacaacaacagcagcaacagcaacagaatcTGGCCAACAGTCTGaatgcagcggcagcagctgcagcagcagccgcagcgaATAATCCAGCCGCAGCTTTGGCCAGCATGCATGGCTTTGGACTGCCCGGCAGCGGAATGCAGCCGACGGTGAGCACGGGCAGCAGCTCGGCCATCTCCACAAGCAGCAGCGGACACGGTGGCTATAAG AGCACGGCCAGCGCTTATGGCAAGCCCTCGACAatgaccagcagcagcagcgccagcagcTTGGCGAGCAATCCTGGGTCTGCCTACGATCCGGTGACGCTGCACAAGGAACTGCTCGCCATGCaggcggtggcagcagcagcctccgGCTCTGGTGTGGGCGGCATGTCCGGCAGCTCAAACAGTTCCTCGGGCAAAAagtcgagcagcagcaacagcgcctCATTGCATGCCCATGGCCTCTCCAATCTGGCCATGAGTCTGAGCAACAGCGGCgccggcagcggcaacaacaactccggCATCATGTCCAGCAGCAAAACGAGCACAAATGTCAGCTCCAGTTCGGCTGCTTTGGGTGGCATGCATCCTGGCATGTCCATGTCGCCGCACGCCAGCTTATCGGGCAGCAGCTCGGGCAAGGAGCGAGATCGTGACCGGGATCGAGACAAGAACAATCCATCGTTGAATGCCTTGAATTCGTTGTCACAATTTGGTGCTCTCGGCATGACGCCACAGCAGAGCATGCAGGCAGCCATGAATGCATTTGCAGCCAGCACTGGCGTGACGCCCAGTGCCACAGTCACCTCTTCGGCTCATcccacgcagcagcagcaacagcagcaacaacaacagcagcagcagcaacagttgcccaGCTCAACGTTGACAAcgggcagcggcagcagcaaaggcagcGCCAAGGATTACATGAGCAATGCGGCCATGATGAGCAG cagcagcgagcatCCATCGTTGTTGGGCGTTCGATTGCCGCCGGACACGGAGATTATCAAGTATACGTCCAGCATCGTGGGCCCCAAGATACCCGGTAGTAACTCGCGCGGTCGCAAGAAGACCATATCCgaaacagaacaacaacaacaacagtccacacagaaacaacaacaccaagcagaacaacaacaacaacaacacctgacaccacaacaacaacaacagcaaaaggatcttgaaagcacaacaaatgcaatttcctCTCTGCTTGCGTTTCCAGGCCTCAGTCCAGCGAAGCGTGCCCGCCTCGAGATGGAATACGCCGCCatggcagcagctgcccaacagcaacagcatctcCACGGCATGCTTGGAGCAGCTGGCATGCCGATGAGTGCCCTCGGCTTGAGTCCCATGGATCAGTTGAGCAGCGTATCCAAGGCGGTCAGTTCATCGACGCCATCGGCAGCggcttcgtcgtcgtcgtcgacggtGACGAGCACCGCAGGCTCAGCGGGATCGGCGACGGGACAGACGCACAATCAGCAGCAGAGTCACAGCCAGAATGCGTCCAATGATCGCGTGGAAGTGATCAAGTTGCCGCCCACAATCACCTCGAATGGCGCCTACAATCTGTCCAGCAAAGGTTGTGCCAAGGAGCTGCACGATCTTACCGGGGATCCCTCGCTTGCTGGTGGCGTCAATCTCAGCCTGAAGGCGAATACAACGATGCCGGCGAGCGGTGCCATTGGCTCCGCCTCGAATCCCATCACCATCGATGACTTCGATGCGCCTCTGAATCTCTCGATGAAGCCCTCGGACAagagcagtggcagcagcagcagcacagcgaCAACTGGcgccgcagcaacaactgccTCAGCCACGTTGGGCAATCTGGCCAGCGAGTATCAGGCGCAAGGAGTTGGAGCCGGCGGTGCCAATAGTCTGCAGAGTCTCAGCTCAATTACGGCTGCCTTGGGTGGCGCTGGTGGCATGCCAGGTGGCTCCATCTcgggcagcggcagcggcgcaGGCGGTGCATCGCCTTCACCTGCTGCTGGCGGTTTGCCTGGCGCATCGGGCACTTCCAGCTCGGGATCAGGCTCGGGATCTGGCTCCTCCACGTACAAGGAGGGACGACCACGCAATCTGGGACGTGGCGTATCCAAACCCAAGAAGAATACGGTCGCCTCGCTGCTGGCGCAATCGCGTGCTGTCGGCTTGAAGCCCATGCTTGCcacacagcagctgctgcaacaagGCGCAGATATT GAAAAGATACGACTGGCTTTGAGCGAGGCAAACGCGCACATGGAAACCTCGACGGATTCGGAGAGCGTCGCTGCCGAAAGCGGACTGTCGGAATCAGAAAGCGAAGATGCCAACATACTGAACGTGGCCGAGTTGCGAGTGCCTCTCGAACTGGGCTGGAAGCGAGACACCGTCATACGTGGCCTGACCAAACAGGGACAGATCCGGGGCGAGGTCACCTACTATGCGCCAGGGAGCACGCTGCCCCTGAAGACCATTGGCCAAGTGTTTGCT TTACTGGAGCAGCAGCCTTCGAGTCTGACGCGCGAGAACTTTAGCTTCTCAGCTCGTGCCATTGTGGGTTCATTCCTGCAGCCTGCGCCGCCGCCTTATGCCAATGATGGTGAATACATACGCATGACGGACGAGGATGTGGCCAAACGGCTCGAGGATCTGAAAGTATTCACGCGTCAAACGCTGAACGTGGAGCAGCGCATTGAGAtcgccaagcagcagcaggcaatgCGCGATGCCaagaagcagcaaaaggaGGAGTTGGCTCGCAACAAGGAGAAGGCCAGGCAGGAGAAGAACGCcaagctggagcagcagcgcAAGGAGAAGGAGTTGAAGAACCAGCAGGCCATTGAG GAGCGCAAGAAGCGTCAGGAGGAGCTGGATCGTCTTAAGCAGGAAGAGTTGCTCAAGAAGCAGCAG GAGAAAGAGAAGCGACGTCAGGAAGCAATACTAGCTAAGGAACAG GAACTTCAGAAGCAAAAGGAGTTATTGCTGGCTGCTGAAATG GAGCGTGAGCGTCGTCGTCAGCACATGAATCTCATAAGAATGCTGGAGTTGCGTCGCAAGTTTGAGGAGCGCGAGAAGAAGAAACATCAACTGGTGCTCGATCGTCTGATATTGCGAGAACGTCGCATGGCGGAGCGAAAGCGCGATGCTGAGATACTGCAGCTGATACGTAAACCCAACGAGGACTCTGAATTGCCGCAGGAGTTGTCGGTGCCGGAACTAGAGCGTATTGCAGGCAATCGTCTGCCTGGTCAAGCGATGGCGGATCTGCTGATGGTCTTTGAGTTCCTGCACAACTTTGGCGAGACTCTCGGATTCGACATGGAATCGTTGCCATCGCTGCAGAATCTGCACGATGCGCTAATCAGTGACAGCAATGCAGATGCCGAGGAGGAGCTGCTGTCCGTAATGACACATCTGCTGGTCTGCGCTATCGAAGATCCTGGTGTTCCGAATCCGGGAAGACACACCACGCTGTTGGGTCAATCGCTTCGCAATGCGGACATCACCAACTCGAATGTGTCGGAGATACTGCGCATCTATTTGTATGCCACAGCCACCGGGGAGATTCGTCAGATGCACGGCATCACTGTGGATCGGGAGCGAGAGCGTCGTGTGCCCGATCATCATCAGTTGGATGCGGAGAGTGCCACACACTCGGCCAAGAATCACGAGTACTACAAGCTGTTGCATGAGAACGACACCTGGAAGCTGTCGCATGCGCTCAAGGATCGTCCCTTCGTGGCATTGAATCCCACACGCAAGGCACAAATGTTGGCGCATCTGTGCAACGATCTGCTGATGAATAAGGCGGTGCTGCGCCAGATCGACGGCAGTCTGGAGACCTGCGCTCAGATGCGTAAGGAGAAATACATGACGGACATGAAGGTGCGCAAGTACAAGGCGTTGCATCAACGCAAAGCTCGCATTGAGGCCTACGAGAAGGCGCAGGCTGAACGCGAGGCAGCGATGCAGGCGCTGCTTGCTCAGCAGAAACTCGATGCGGAGCGGGAACGCGAACGCTTGGCCAAGCTTgccgaagccgaagcagaggcagaagcCAGCAAAcaggcagccacaacagcagcagaagcaagtgcagcaacagAAGATGGAGCTGATGGAGAGACGGCAGCTGCTGGGGATGGCAACAGTGAGACTAACGAGGAGAAGGATAAGGATGCACAGCAGCCGCAACCGTTGGATGGGGAACAGCCGCAAGCCATGGAAGTAGATGGAGATGCGACACCGTTGAATGCGAGTAATAGTGAAGCTGCTCCAATTggtgttgttgcagctgctgaagCAAGTCCTGCCAAGGAAGAGTTCCAGCAGAACGGCGGAGCAGTTACAGCAGGAGTCGCGGGAGTTCCTGGAGTAGTGGGAATTCCGGGAGTTCCTGGAGTTACCCCAGTTACAGGAGTTCCTGGAGTTGCTGGAGTCACGGGAGTTCCAGGACTTCCTGGAGCAATTGCTGGTGTTCCTGGCGCTCCAGGAGTCACAGCCGAGGCTCTGCTGCAGGCCAAGAAGAGCGGCGCACGCAGCTCCATCAACGAGGATGGCCACAATCAGAGTCACGATGTCAGTATCATTGAGGACGATCTCTCCGATCTCGACTCGGAGATCACCAACGTGGAGGAGGACGAAGACAATCGCCTAAGTGCCGACGAACTGCAAAAGAAGCTGGACAAGATTGTGCGCGCCTCGCTGAACTGCAAGGAAGCGCTGGAGAAGAGCACCAATCAGCTACGTGCAGCCTGCTTCGGACAGGATCGTTTCTGGCGACGCTACTGGAAGCTTCCGAAGGCGGGTGGCATTTTCATTGAGGCGTTGGAGTCAGCGCAAAACGATATTAGTGACTATCACGAGGCACTCGAGGTCATGGACGAGAAGAATAAGAAGCTAGAGACAAACAATGAGCAGCCGAAACCAGCTACGGAAGCTGATGAGGCAGAGGAACAAACGTCTGAGGAGCAACCACCTGCAGCAGAGCCAATGGAGGTAGATGGCAACGAAgacaaagagacagagacgccCAATGAAccgcaggagcagcaacagcaggcgaATCACGAGGTAGCCAACGAAGCGCCGCAAGAAGaggatgatgacgacgatgatgtgCAGGAAATCAATAAAGTAGAACCAGAGATTGTGGATCtaggcgatgacgatgacgacatTATACCGCCCGCTAAGCCAGTCGAGCCGATTATCGCACGACCCGAGATCAAGGTCAAGTCGGAGATGGAACTGATGGGTCCACCGCCCACTGTGATCTCGACGAAAACCGACTTTGAGGCAGAGATCAAGATACCCACAATACCCGGCTTGATTCCCACgctgagcaacaacagcagcaacgggGGAACTGGATTGGGAATGGGCATGGGAATCGGAggcagcaatggcaactgtGATAAAGTGGACGCTGCCAACAGTCTGGACGATCTGAAGAAGGAGGATGATTGTATCATCGTATCCACATCGCATCCCAGCGAGGATGCGACACCCAAATGGTTCTCGATCGTGAAGCGTGAAGTGCCGCTGATCAGCGAACTGCCAGCGGAGGAAGGTGGCGTCGTTGCCCAGGAGCTGCAGAACAGTTATGCCAGCTATCAGAATTGCAGTgcacagttgcagttgcagggACATCCGTGGGATCTGATTAACAACATGCAATACTACAGCATACCCATGGAGGAGTGCAAGGTGGACCCGACGAAGTTCAGTCAGGAGTGCATCTTTACGCTGAGCGGTCTGGACGAGAAGCAGATGCAGGCCAAGCTGGATGAGTACTATGAGCAGGGCAAGTTAACGACG TGTCAAAAAAACGGTTTGGCGTCTCCTCATCGTTGCCAGCCAACCGATGAGGAGCAACAGCTGGAGCAACTGAAGCTCTCCAAACCGGAACCCGAAACGGATTCGTTTTTTCGTTTGGGCGCTGATGTCGCACCGGACACG GAGGCGGGGGGCGGTGGCGGAGTCAACAGTGGAGGTGAAGTGACTGAAGTCAAGCCCAAGATTGAGCTGCGTCTGGATGAGGCATTGTCCCAGGCGTATTACCACAACATTGCCAACATGTCGCTGAGCAGCGTACAGACTTACATCCCTATCGACATTCCACTGCCCCTCTCCATGACACCCGACGAGCACCGACTCCTGGAGCAAGTGAAACTCGCCGGTTTTCCGGAGAAGGTCCACGGGGTTTATGTGCCCCGTCGGCAACGCTACGGTTGGTGGCAACTGGACGATGAGCAGAAGTTGCGCCAGCTGCTCAAGACCCTGAATCCTTCGGGATTGCGAGAACGTGAACTGCAGGAGAACCTGACGCGTTTCCTCGGTCTCGAGCAGCCGCTGGGCGTCAACTATCAGCTGAAGTTGAATGAATCGCAGGTGGAACTCGTGGAGTACATGCAACCGGATAAGATTGGCGATTGGAATCCCAAAGTAGCGCGTCGCGTTGAGCTGGCGCTGCTGGAGCAACTCGAGTCGCTTGAAGATAAGGTTGCGAGTGCCTCGATGCAGCTAAAGAATTGGCAGCTGCCGACGCGCAGCGAAAATGAATTGAATCTCACAGAGCTGGAGGATCTAACCGAGGCGGAATTTGTCAGCATCATTCCCATGATCAGGGAGCGCATCATTGACCTCGAAGCGAACATTGAGCGGCGCTACTTGAAGCCACCGCTGGGATCGCAGACGGGTGATGCACATCTCGCTGTGATTGCCCAGAATCAGCACACTTCAACGCAGACACAGAATTCTGCCTCCGCCGCGGCTTATTTGCTGCagatgcaacagcagcagcaacagttgatggcacagcagcaacagcaacaacaacagcagcagcaacagcctgGCAGCAATCTGAATGCCTCATCGTTCAATGAACGCACCATGGCCttggcagcggctgctgcggcagctgcCCCAAGTGTCGCCTCCTGTGATGGAACCGCAGCAGTTGGTGGCACCCTAGAGCCTTGCTCGGGTGCCGCCTCGCCAGCGAGCAACTGTGACAGCGACAAGGACGAGAAGATCGAGAACATACCCAAGGGTCTGGTGCAGTGGCGAGATGCCGTCGCCCGCTCCCACACCACCGCACAGCTGGCCATGGCCTTGTATGTGTTGGAGTCGTGTGTGGCCTGGGACAAGAGCATTATGAAGGCG tatgcaacgcgcacaacaaagaacaacaagtccaacaaaaagaaaagcagcGCCAAAAAGCAGGCAACACCCCAGAAGAAGCAGCCATCAAAGCAAGCCAAGAAGGACAAAGAGAAGGAAAAGAAATCAACGCCGaagaaatcaaagcaaaagtcGAAGGAGAAAGAAACGACGCCtacaccgccaccgccgccccCGCCGATGACCATTAAAATCAATCTGAAAGCGTTGGCGCAAAACGGTTGCGTAGAGtccaactacaacagcaactcgCAATCGAACTcgaacagcgacagcgacacgGACAGTGACTGCAACTCGAACGCGAACGCAAACTCGAATACAAAAACGAACGGGAAACGCCGGAGACAACAGGGACAGGGACGACGTTCAGGCACTACTACAAACTCttgcaaatattcaaattcctTACAGAATTGCCAGTTCTGCACGTCGGGCGAGAACGAGGACAAGCTGCTGCTATGCGATGGCTGCGACAAGGGCTATCACACCTATTGCTTCAAGCCCAAAATGGACAACATACCCGATGGCGACTG GTACTGTTATGAGTGCGTCAACAAGGCAACGAACGAGCGCAAGTGCATCGTCTGTGGCGGTCATCGTCCCTCGCCCGTTGGCAAGATGATCTACTGTGACTTGTGTCCACGCGCCTATCACGCCGACTGCTACATTCCCCCCCTGCTGAAGGTGCCGCGTGGCAAGTGGTATTGCCACGGCTGCATCACTCGAGCACCGCCGCCAAAGAAACGCAgcgctgccagcagcagcggcggtggcagcagcagcaagtctCGGCGGGATCGCGATGCCAGCACCGCGGCCAAGCGACGTGGCAACGAGAAGCAACAGCTGCTCGCCTCCGCCGGCAGCATGGAGCAACTCTGCCCCATCGATccgcatcagcaacaacagcaacagcaacaacaacagcagcaactgttgctgcacaGCTCACAGCAGTCGTTGAATTCGTCGCATGACGAGTCTATGACATCCTTGCCAGCGCCGCTGAG TCCGGCGCATTCGATCGCCTCGGCGACGTACGATGAGCATCACAACAACTCCATCGACACAAGTCGCTTCCAGGCGCATctgggcaacaacaatggcggCGTACCGCTGGAGGAGGCAACAACAGGAGGAGGAGTCACCAACTTTGCCACCACCACAGCCACCCCCACCGCCGCCACAGCCTATGTGCCACCGAGCCAATTTGGTGTCGTGCCACCGCCACAAGCCATGCAGTTTGTTGCCATGTCACCGCGTGCCGTCACGCCCACACGAACGCCAACGCCCACGCCTGCACCGACGCCGCCGCCTCCTGCGCTGCCTGCGCCTCTGCAGCCGCCGACGCCCAACTTGACGGCGCCGGTGTTGATGCAACCCTCGCCCACAGCGCTGCTCAATGTGACGTGTCAGTCgccgccacagcagcagcagcctcagaTGATGGCCATGCCCTCGCCACGCACTTGCACGCCCACGCCGCCAGCTGTGGCAGCTGGTGCTGGAGCTGCCACACAAATGTCGCCGCCGCCCATCAACATCCATGCCATTCAGGAGGCCAAGGAGAAGCTGAAGcaggagaagaaggagaagcaTGCCACCAAGAAGCTCATCAAGGAGCTCGCAGTCTGCAAGACGCTGCTCGGCGAGATGGAG CTTCATGAGGATTCGTGGCCATTTCTGCTGCCCGTGAACACCAAACAGTTTCCCACATATCGCAAAATAATCAAGACACCCATGGATCTGTCCACCATCAAGAAAAAACTGCAGGACTTGAC CTACAAGTGTCGCGAGGACTTTTGTGTGGATGTGCGTCAAATCTTTGACAACTGCGAGATGTTCAACGAGGACGATTCGCCAGTGGGCAAAGCGGGGCATGGCATGCGAAAGTTCTTTGAGTCGCGCTGGACAGAATTGACTGATAAGCACTCTTGA